The Terriglobia bacterium genomic interval ATCCGGGACAATGTTTGATACGGGAATGAATTGACTGTCCATCCGGACCAGCTTCCTGTTGGCGAACTCGAGATCGACGCGGCCGACGTTGCGGCCAGACGAACCGGTCTTGGTAATCAACGTTTGCCCGACACGTGTTGACCCGATCGTCGAATGGACGTGGCCGCCGATAATCAGGCGGATTTCGGGAAAGGCACTGGCAATTCGGCGGTCTTCTTCGTCTTCAAGATGGACGGAGGCCATGATGAAGTCCGATTGCCGCCTTACGACCGGCAGCAGCTGTTCCAGCGTCTTCACCGTGTCGAGAACCGACACGTGATCCATGTTCTTGGGAGAGCCCTTGGTTTTCAGTTCCTCCGTTGTCAAGCCGATGATTCCGAATCGAATCCCTTTCGCGGTAGCAATCGTATACTTCTTGATCTCGGAAACCGGACTTTGGACATTGGCCGATAGCACCGGGAACTTCGCCTCGCGCAACAGCATGCGCAGTGCATCCTGGCCATAATCGAATTCATGGTTCCCGATCGTGCCCGACGTATAGCCGATCCGATTCATGGCTTCAATCGTGGGCGCCCCTTTGAACT includes:
- a CDS encoding metallophosphatase, producing MRRILAGLLLLFVPVGGVWFAAQTPTHIVIMHTNDLHGQLLPREGVGGIAEIATIIRNARPDLIVDAGDISTGTFLSDEFKGAPTIEAMNRIGYTSGTIGNHEFDYGQDALRMLLREAKFPVLSANVQSPVSEIKKYTIATAKGIRFGIIGLTTEELKTKGSPKNMDHVSVLDTVKTLEQLLPVVRRQSDFIMASVHLEDEEDRRIASAFPEIRLIIGGHVHSTIGSTRVGQTLITKTGSSGRNVGRVDLEFANRKLVRMDSQFIPVSNIVPD